The Chroicocephalus ridibundus chromosome 20, bChrRid1.1, whole genome shotgun sequence DNA window aaaaaaaaaaacaaaaaacccagctccCCAAATCCAGGGCAGCCCCCCTGCAAGATGGGGATGCTGCCGCATCCCAGCCTTCGAGCATCACTGGGGGAAAGCGGCTCTGGGTGCTTTCAGTGCCCTGACCCTCCCTCCTCCGGCATGAGAAGAAACAGCCCACGCTGCAACGCTCCGGCATgttgtaaataaatatattttaatgattcTTCTTCCATTCCAGTTCATtcttttatacatttatttataaaacagtaGTAAAATTTTTTAATCAGAGCACAgtgcattaaaaatagaaaagaaaaataaaacaaacaaaaaccccaaaagattaaaaaaataataataataataataataatccacaACTGGTTACTCGCGGCTGGGGGAGACGCCACGTCTCGCGCTGAGCAGCGGACGGTGCTCTGCCCGCCGGCGCCAGGAGCGGGGCAGAGGGTCGCGCACCCCAGCCAGCCCCGCGCGTGTCGTGTACCACCAGCGAGGGCCCAGCGCAACCACCGTACGGTCACGATAATCCCAAGCGACCCAGGATTTCACATGCCCGCCCTGAAGCGCCCCCGGAGACCCTCCGGTGTCTGCAGCCCCACAGATCACCCACGTCTATAGGCACTCAGCACAGCGTATGGGGTGCTGCCGCCCTGCCGGGGGGGATTATTCTCTTTACAGGCACTAACGGCAGTGCATGAAGGATGCCAAGGCCTCCCGTGAACGCGCAGCCCCAAACCCACACAGCCCCGCGCCCCGATgccccctctgctgccctccctgcacccctgcGGGGCAGCGGCCAGACCCTGCCCTGTCCCGATGCTCCAGGACATCCCgtgtcctccctcctcctttcccctgctctcctccccaccttCTGCACTTCCCCGCACCCTCACATCCCACAGGCACCTcgccgggggggggcaccggggctgTCCCCCACCTCGCAACCCCCAATCCAGCCGCGATGGAGCATGTTTGTCCCTCCTTGGCTGGGCTTTCCCCTGGCGGTCCCAACCCTGTGACATCCCCCATCCTTGGTCCAGGATGGGGTCCACCCAGTGACACCCCCATCCCTGCGCAGGCTCCCAGCCACCTCGCCACAGCTTCCACGGCCCGGGGGAGAGCGATGCTGTGCTATAGCGCGGGATCGCAAAGgggtctcctctccccagccttgcCTCCTCTCCCTGATAAAATCCGTACGGTATTTTCCCTGTGAACAGcgtccccctcccctgcccagctccctccccaccaccagccGGGCTGAGGAGGCAGGAGGCGGTGCAGAGCCCAAAGCAGCTCCCCATCACCGAGCCACCCCAGCTGGGGAACGAGCTGGTGACACCGGGAAGAGAAATAAACCCCGCGAGCCACGGGCAGAGAGCGGCAGCTCAGGTTTGGCATCGGCACAAACCATCTCCTGGTCCCCAGCCTGGACCTCCACGCCCAGATGTGGGGCAAGACATCCGCTTTCAACGAGTATCCCCAAAAAAAAGCGTAAAGACCCTTTATCTTTCCACCTGAAGAGCCGAGGGTTGGCGTTACGGGGCAGAGGCACCTCTGCGGGGATGTCTCGAGGGAGGCTGAAGGTCACCCAGCACCATGAAGCCCTTGTCCAGAGGCCAGCGATGTTTTGGAGGTGCTGCCAAACCCCGAGGGGATGTCCCCCCGCAAGGGCAGGGTCACAGCAGGGGGTTGACTGAGCATCAAACACCCCGTCCTGGCCATTTGGAAGCCCTCAACCTTGACCCAAATTCGTAGCCTCggacccagctccctcagacaaCATCCCCCATGCCCCGTGAATTAACTCGCTCCAATTAACACCTCCTGCCCTGCAACACAGAGAGGCAGTGGGTGCTCCGAGGAAGGAGGAACCGTGAAGGAATTGGCACCGTGAAGCATCCGCAGGGCTGGGAGGCCACCGCTGGGGAAGACTCCTTGGGAACATGGAGTCCCGGAGCGGGGCAGCAAGGAGGCAGCAAGCCAGACAAAAAGCTCTGAGCATCGGCCCTCTCCTCCCAGGGACCTGAAGGCTCCCGCTCGCTCCGGCTCCGAGCCAGCACCCTGGGGATGGGCTCCGGTCCGGGAGGGTTTCGCTGAAAGGCAAAGCAACCGAGAACACGCTCCCGGGCTGGGGAACCTGCAGTCAGGCCAACGCCACAGCAAGCCAAGAAGTTCCGTTCCAgctcctggcaaaaaaaaaagcttgcgaAAGACACGGCGGTACCCGGCGAGCCTTGATCCGAGACCCCCCGTTGCATAGAGAAAAGGTACTCCTACGTAGATTCAAGTGCGCAGCAGGACGGGCTCCTCCCGTGAGAAGAGCGCCCTGTAACTTCACTAACCAAACTTGAAGGTCCAGTCCTTGACCCCAGCGTCGGAGCAGCTCCTCGTCACAGCATGTCTGCATCCTCCATGCTGAAGCTGCTCCGGCGACTGCTGGCCTTGGAGGCCTCCGGGGACATGGCCGAGAACAAGGGGTCAGAGGCCAGGGGCAGCATGGTGTCCTGCATCAGCATCAAGTCCAGCTCCTTCTTGGATAGGGATGGGAAGGAAGCACTGTGGCCGGGCTCCAGGCTGTCCGGGAAGCCCCGGGAGCCGTCATCGAAGCTCAGGCTGTGGGTAAAGTCCAGCTGGTGGTAGGGAGACTGGGGTGGTGGAGGCAGCGCCGCCTGCGGCTGCGATTCAGGGTCCggaggtggcagcagtggctccagcGTCCCCTCGTCACTGCCGGCTTCTTGCTTGACCACCTGCTGAGCCAGCTCGGCTACGTTGACACCCGAGGGCGAGGAGGTGGGCAGCCCGTGGACACGCGCCTGCATCTCCAGCTCCTGCCAACAGAGCACAGGAGGTCTTTGGTGGGGACGTCGTGCATGGGGACACGGCACATGGGCATCCACGGAggtggcagggacagagggaccaAGAAGCTCACAGCGAAGGAGCCCATGGAAGAGGCGAAGGATGGAAAACGGTGACCCAACAGGTCAACAACACTCGCTGTGGTGACCTGAACCTCAGATGTCCAGTTTGTCCGATGACTTTCCTGGTGACTCGACAGCCATGAGAGGGAGGAGAGcccctgcccgtcccctccaCGGGGCAGGAGCGAGCTGCTCGTGGGGCTGGAGTAGAgcggagggagggaagagcaCAGGGAAGCTCACCTGGATGCGGAGCAGCAGCTGCTTATTTGTCATCTCCAGACGCCGCGAGTGATTCTCCAGGTCTCGTGACCTCTGCAAGTCCTTCTGCATCCTCTTGATGTAGTCCACAGACGCCTTCAGGATTGTCCCTTTGTTCCAGCGCACGTCCCTGCGGTGCAGGATGGAAAAAGAGATTGCCACCTGCGTGCCACCAACgtgtcccctcagccctgctccaccAAAAAGCCCCTCTGCAAGTATCGCTGGCCCCATGGCCGAGCGTCGagcaaacccacaaaacccacagGTACCCCAGCCCCACGGAAACCACTGATACGTACAGGTCGTTGGCCTTGGGGATCAGCATCCCCAACTCCTTGATGCGGTCGTTGATGTTAAACCTTCGCCGTCTCTCGACTGCAGGGtgagaagagagggaaggaggtgaggaagcagcaggagcagctccatGTCCCACAGCCCCCACCGGCCACGCTGCTGCTCCCGGCtcgtggggctgggagccaccgTCGTGCCCCGGACAGATCCTCCGGAGTCGGGGAGCTCAGGATGAGAAACCTCTAGGGACAACCGTTTGGCACCTTGCTCTCATCCATCCCCCTGGCTGGTCTGACCTTCCCCCAGCGCTAACGAGAAGGACAACAGGGTCTCTCCTGCACCGTAGGCATTTTGCAGAGCTGGGAAAGTGGgagccatggcagggggctggtggggtaTTTCCTGAGGATGAGGTGAGAGGGGAAGGGGGACCCGGCTTGGAAAGAGGGGGAACGAGGATGAAGAGTGATGGGGAAAGCgctgcaggggtgggagagggaaaagcaTGCAACCCATGGGCAGCCATCACCAAACTCACTCAGGTTGTGATTGTCTTTCTTCTGGCGCTCTTTTGCCAGGGCTCGGCTCTCGGCATCTGCAACGGAGACCCACAACGTCACCCAGACGGGATGAGGCTTCATCTCGCCCCACGAGCATCCCAAGCTGGTGTCGGagcaccccagcatcccccagagcCGCCCTCCCCACCCGCGgggacagggcagccccggccAGCTTTGGTACTCGCCGTCACCGGGGCCGGGGACATACCTGTCAGCTCTCTCTTCTGGGTGAGGtcggcagggcaggagctgctggtgacACCTACGAGAGAGGCCGTCACCTGGGGGTCCCCGCTATAGACATTCATGTGACTGCTGGACATCGGCAGCTGAAAACCAGAGGGACAGGCGGGTTAGCTCCATCCGGGGCCAGGGGACCGGGGCTCAAGCCCAGCTGCTTGGCCTCTGGGATGCGAGCGTGTAGCCCAGGCAGGTGTAATTGTCTTCCCGGGCCCTTAAACCAGCTATAAtcagagcagcaaagaaaacaggacttCAAAGGGCGCAGCTGATCCCCTCCCACGGCCAGCATCTAAAATAGGGCAGATGAATCACATCCGAGAAGGGCTCGGCAGGATGAATCCCACTGGGAGGCACAAGCTGCCGTATGGATCCGACCCGGGCGACGGTGCCGCTCTGAGCAAGCTTCTGGCTGGGAAACCTCTCCCGGCATCAACGTCCCCCCACATTGCAGCGGACCCTTGgtccctccccacacccctctCTCGTCTCTCCGGCTTTTTATAAGGGCTCCCAACTGtcattaaagaggaaaagaagctgaagaactGGCTCTTGCAGTTGCAAATGGGAGATCTCGctgcctccctctcccagccccagggacacccgTCCCAGGGATGAGGCTGGGTTGGGCTGGCACCTGGGCATCGCTGCAGGGATGTGGCAGGACACGTCCCCTCTGTGCCACCTCTGTCCCTGCAAGCATGGGGCTGCGGGACCCCCAGGCCACCCTCCCTCCCAGGCTCTGACCTCTTCCAAACGTGCATCAGAGACTCACTGTGTTGGGCATGTGGACTTCGGGGTTCATATAGCCCAAAACGTCATCCAGGCGCATGATGTCATCAATGACCTCATCAAACTGAAAGGGAAAGGCGTAAGATGCCAGTGGGTTTCTTTGCCCTTTCCAGCACCTTTGCCACCCCCGGCAGCCCGGTGGCACCTCCTCACCTCCCGCTCGGGGTTGGAGCCGATGTTGAGCATGGCCATGGGGCTGTTGGGCGCACTGTTGCCCGCCGAGGAGGACATGACGTGGCCGGGTCGGACACCGGGGGACGCGGCGGGTGGTGGCTTGGGAGAGTGGCTGACGGGGCTGACATGGGCAGCAAACTTGTTCCCGTAGGTTTCGGAGAGATAAGCCTGAACCTTCTTGTCCCGCGACTTCTGGAGGTGGTACGTGGTGGGGTTCTCCAGGTAGGACTGAACCTGCGAGGCGACAAACCATCAGGGATCTCCcacacccccctgtccccagggaagggggggacacCACCCGCCCGGCACTGTACCTTGAGGACCTCTCCGGGCACGGGTGGTGGGGACTGGTAGTGGACGGGGGTGTTGATGGCCGGGGTGGAGGCCACCGGCATCCGCTGCTGCTGCATGTAGTTCATCATCATCTGCTGCTGCATGCGCTCCCTCTCCGCCTCCTGCTGCGCTTGCTGCTTCATCAGCTCCATCCGCAGGCCGATGCGGGACGCCATGGTGCACcagaggggggggacacgggcgcCCGCCGGGCACGGAGGTGACCCTGAGAAGAGGACATGGCACATCAgcaacagggaaactgaggcacggggagggAGCAGACATCCCAGAGCAGCTGTACCAGGACGATCGCCCTAACGCCAGATGGACGGGTCTGCCCTCCTGCCGCGGCTCCCTGCCACGCCACCgctctccctggggacagccaggacaccccagggaggggacagggtgggcaGGGAGTAGCCGGGACCCCCGTGCCCAGCGCGCTTGGACTCACGTACCGCCGGGTTCAGCTGGAGCGTGCTTTGAGCCACCAACTTCCGAAACACCGGAGCAAAGCCAGaaggaccaggaaaaaaaaacagagcccCAGAGCGGAgcgaaagggaaagagaaagcaagggaagagcaggaagaaaaggccGGCGGGTGCCAGGAGCCGGAGGCAGGGTTTAACCCTCAGCCCGGCTTCTCCGAAACCGGCGCAGGAAGAACAACACGGCTTCTGTGCGGGGCCGGCACGCGAGCGCAGAGGCGGGGGGAGGCGTGCGAGGCCCCCGCACCGCACAGACCGGCCCTTGTTCCCCCGTACAAAGGGGACGGCGGCCCGTGGAGGGGGGGAGAGGATGCCGGGGCGAGGGGAGATGCCCTACCCGGACTCTGCGGGGCCACGATGATGGTTTTCCATGGGGCTGGTTTCCCacgcggggctgggctggggatgcGGGAGATGTTTACAGGATGGGGGTCTGGATCACAGCATCctcagggcaggagggaaagcggaGCACAGGAGCCAAAGCAAACGCTGCCAGGGGAACAGACAGGAGCCAAACACCGGGGGTTTGCTCTGCGGCGGCGTAACCAGACAAATCTGGAGGGTTTTGCTATTTAAATACAATGTGTAATTGCAGACAAAGGGGCCACAGTGGATACAACGCACCAGGGTTTCGGCGAGGCATGATACACAGTGCCACGCAATATCCTAAGGGGGAAATTAAATCAAGCCAGCATGGACAGAAATACGATTACATGGATCAAGAGCCAGCTATTGAACGGCAAGAGGAAGGTAATTAATTAGACATGGTGGCCCATCTAAAGggggatgggagaagaggagcCTGGGACAGTTATCAATTGGAGCTTCGTTAAGATAGCTGTCACAAACGGCCTCAGAAGAGGGCACAGGGGGACAACACTTGAGAGAAGCAACAGCAGAGCCCCAGAAAGGGACTCAGTGACGCCGGGGACAGCCTGCAGCGGATGAAACAGGGCCAAAGGGGGATAAACCGCAGCCGATGCACACGGGGGATGTAATAACCCCAAATCTTCAGGGCAGGGTGAGAGGGAAAGCCTCCAGAGCTgtgaggagatgggatgggggtTGGATTAGacgatctccagaagtcccttccgaCCCTaccaattctgtgattctgtgatgagcCGCCGCGGCGTGGAGGAACCGGCCGTGCTTGGCGAGCCCAGCTCATGCCACAGGGACAGGGTGAGGCACCAGGGCACCAGGAGACAGAGGTTTTTGAGGAGCTTCAAGCACCGGGGGAGAGCGGGAAAAGAGATCTCAAGCCGTGCACGGGAAACTCTGCGGTCAGCCCCCGTGTTTGCCGGGGGGATCCGGGCTCTTCTTAGGAAGGGCAGCCGGTACGTGGGGGATGGAGGGTGTCACGTGAAGCGTGCCGAGGCACAGTCACCCACGGCACGGCACCCGCTCACCCACGCCAACCCCGGTCCCACCGCCCTGCCTGgctccaggacccccccagctgctcccttATAGAAaacaggggtggggggagccgaAAGCGCTGCCCTCTCCCCCGGGAAACTCCAGAGAAGGGGAGCTGCCGAGGGCAAGGATGGGGAAGGGTGGCCAGAGCCGGGCCCGATACGGAGAGAGGGGAAATTAGGTCAGGTTTAAAATAACCCGCTTGGTTCTGCttggcttcccccccgccccccgaaacGCCGGGCAGCTTCTGCTTTCGGTCTGAGTCAGCCCCagcgggtgggagggaggaagctgGAGGTGGGAAAGGATGGGGACCCAACCGGTATCACGGAGCAGGTACCCCATCCCAGGGGAACGCATTCCACCCCGCCACCCCTTGGCGCAGGGCGGGCAGAAATAAAGCACGCAGAACAGCAGCTCCATCCGGGATGCCTGTTATTCCTGGGAAGGTGAAAGGTGTTGGCATCCTGGGATGCTAACTGGGATGTTCGCGTGCCGGGGAAAGCACACCCAGGGGCTTTCCCGCTGAGCCGGAGCCGTTCCCatgccaggggcagccccagcctggtccCTGCCTGGAGGGGACCCTGGGGAGGGTCCATCCCGGTGCTCGGGCAGTGGTTTGCCCGGCTCGGAGCTGGCAGCGTGGCCGGCCAGGGCATACCCAGGCATTGGGTTTCCCATCGGATGCTGCCAGGGCACCTGCTGGGTCAACGTCCCCATCGGTCACggaaagggaagagcaggggaggggaggggggaaggcggTGGGAGGCCCCGGGTGGGCGATGGAGCAACGGGAAGgcgatggggagggagaagaggggctgaagggcaggaaggcaggaggaagcagggaaagGGTGGACGGCCCCAGCAGCTCTCCACACCCTGACTCCACCTTTCCTGTCCGGAGAGCGGGGACTGGTGGCAggggggacaacagggtggcTTTTCCATGCCTGGAACAGCTCTCAACCCCCTGCCCATCGCCGACCATCGGCAGGAGAAGCCGTGGAGCCGGGCTGATCCTGACcctgtctgcagcccccagctccatgGGGGGGTCCAAAGCACAAGCCAGGAACACAGGGAAAAGGGATGGATTTCTCAAAGGAAACTCCGAAAACCCCGCACCCCTGCCTCCtttgggtggggggaaaaaagttaatcCCACTTCATTGCAGGACCACATCCTAAAGCCAGAGCAGGTCCTGGAGTGAAAACCACCCCCccgggtgctggggggctccatCAGCGCCTGGGGCTCCACCACCACACACCAGACCCACCGCCGGGACAACGCGCGGGGCCGGAGCCAGGGAATTAATCTCCCTTCGAAATATCTCCGCTGCTATTTAGCGACGCGGTTATTTCTGGacctttcttgcttttcctctggGGGTGTTATTTTCAACAAGAGCCCAACGTGCCCTCCCCACAACGGGGCGGCACTCGGGGGTGGAGGATCCCCGGTGGCACCCAGAGCTGCCCTGACACCAGctcgtcgtgtcccccccccgcaggacTTTGCATGGCCCTgagctgtcccctgtccccgcgggGCCCTGCggcactgcagcccaggctgccgaCGGAGTTTGGAAAGTGTATTT harbors:
- the TFEB gene encoding transcription factor EB; its protein translation is MASRIGLRMELMKQQAQQEAERERMQQQMMMNYMQQQRMPVASTPAINTPVHYQSPPPVPGEVLKVQSYLENPTTYHLQKSRDKKVQAYLSETYGNKFAAHVSPVSHSPKPPPAASPGVRPGHVMSSSAGNSAPNSPMAMLNIGSNPEREFDEVIDDIMRLDDVLGYMNPEVHMPNTLPMSSSHMNVYSGDPQVTASLVGVTSSSCPADLTQKRELTDAESRALAKERQKKDNHNLIERRRRFNINDRIKELGMLIPKANDLDVRWNKGTILKASVDYIKRMQKDLQRSRDLENHSRRLEMTNKQLLLRIQELEMQARVHGLPTSSPSGVNVAELAQQVVKQEAGSDEGTLEPLLPPPDPESQPQAALPPPPQSPYHQLDFTHSLSFDDGSRGFPDSLEPGHSASFPSLSKKELDLMLMQDTMLPLASDPLFSAMSPEASKASSRRSSFSMEDADML